The Arachis hypogaea cultivar Tifrunner chromosome 16, arahy.Tifrunner.gnm2.J5K5, whole genome shotgun sequence genome contains a region encoding:
- the LOC112756349 gene encoding uncharacterized protein isoform X1, whose product MFKESRKLLLGLCSLCRSDCCSSILPSWLFLFSWWWLCGFARCSKVHNGSRRKSGASGSKFSGPDSTWIQHCRGYTNKNFKITRLRCHRCELVEGERESEELQSDENKASTERKKNKRRLKIPSQIMALEKFYNEHKYPTEEMKQDLAEELGLTEKQISGWFCHIRLKDKQLLKDEAIGNG is encoded by the exons ATGTTTAAGGAGAGTCGCAAGCTTCTGCTAG GGCTATGTTCACTCTGCAGGAGCGACTGTTGTTCATCAATTCTGCCATCTtggctctttctcttttcttggtGGTGGTTATGTG GTTTCGCAAGATGTTCCAAAGTACACAATGGTAGCCGGAGAAAGAGCGGAGCTTCGGGGTCTAAATTTAGTGGGCCTGACTCGACGTGGATTCAGCACTGCAGAGGTTAtactaacaaaaattttaaaattactcgtCTTCGATGTCATCGGTGCGAGCTCGTGGAGGGAGAGAGGG AATCAGAAGAATTGCAATCAGATGAAAATAAAGCTTCtacagagagaaaaaaaaataaaagaagactcAAAATACCTTCCCAGATTATGGCCTTGGAGAAATTTTATAACG AGCACAAATATCCCACGGAGGAAATGAAACAAGATCTTGCTGAGGAGTTAGGGTTGACTGAGAAGCAAATTTCTGGATGGTTTTGCCACATAAGGTTAAAAGATAAACAGTTGTTGAAAGATGAAGCGATTGGTAATGGATGA
- the LOC112756349 gene encoding uncharacterized protein isoform X2: MFKESRKLLLGLCSLCRSDCCSSILPSWLFLFSWWWLCGFARCSKVHNGSRRKSGASGSKFSGPDSTWIQHCRESEELQSDENKASTERKKNKRRLKIPSQIMALEKFYNEHKYPTEEMKQDLAEELGLTEKQISGWFCHIRLKDKQLLKDEAIGNG, from the exons ATGTTTAAGGAGAGTCGCAAGCTTCTGCTAG GGCTATGTTCACTCTGCAGGAGCGACTGTTGTTCATCAATTCTGCCATCTtggctctttctcttttcttggtGGTGGTTATGTG GTTTCGCAAGATGTTCCAAAGTACACAATGGTAGCCGGAGAAAGAGCGGAGCTTCGGGGTCTAAATTTAGTGGGCCTGACTCGACGTGGATTCAGCACTGCAGAG AATCAGAAGAATTGCAATCAGATGAAAATAAAGCTTCtacagagagaaaaaaaaataaaagaagactcAAAATACCTTCCCAGATTATGGCCTTGGAGAAATTTTATAACG AGCACAAATATCCCACGGAGGAAATGAAACAAGATCTTGCTGAGGAGTTAGGGTTGACTGAGAAGCAAATTTCTGGATGGTTTTGCCACATAAGGTTAAAAGATAAACAGTTGTTGAAAGATGAAGCGATTGGTAATGGATGA